From Vanacampus margaritifer isolate UIUO_Vmar chromosome 8, RoL_Vmar_1.0, whole genome shotgun sequence, a single genomic window includes:
- the LOC144056071 gene encoding transcriptional repressor scratch 1-like, whose protein sequence is MPRSFLVKQPKVQDSLPSNYYHLNDHHWDDSYCLTHAITESATNLAVRLSENGYIHDYIIPSVVQNTKLSKVASVTSYSQGYGGSNGDEFSDHDIDDPDSPVSSTSVESDMAVSAIDAILISDGRSSRRPNRRCQLNSSKGKGSAGHSSKSKSKGRHVCFECGKSYATSSNLSRHKQTHRSLDSQQARKCPTCHKLYVSMPALSMHMLTHDLKHGCTVCCKAFSRPWLLQGHMRSHTGEKPFACAHCGKAFADRSNLRAHMQTHSAFKHYSCKRCHKSFSLKSYLNKHYESACFKGHQAEDECSSED, encoded by the exons ATGCCACGCTCATTTTTGGTGAAGCAGCCCAAGGTTCAAGATTCCCTGCCTTCAAACTACTATCACCTGAATGACCATCACTGGGACGATTCCTACTGTTTGACACATGCCATCACAGAGTCAGCTACTAACTTGGCTGTCCGTTTGAGTGAAAATG GCTACATCCATGATTACATAATTCCCTCAGTGGTGCAAAACACAAAGCTGTCCAAGGTGGCCTCTGTGACGTCGTACTCCCAAGGATATGGTGGTAGCAACGGGGATGAATTCTCTGACCATGACATAGATGATCCAGACAGCCCAGTCTCTAGCACCTCAGTCGAGTCAGATATGGCAGTGAGCGCCATCGATGCCATACTCATCTCTGATGGACGCTCTAGCCGAAGACCCAACCGGAGGTGTCAATTAAACAGCAGCAAGGGTAAAGGGTCAGCGGGCCACAGTTCAAAATCCAAAAGCAAAGGTCGTCACGTGTGCTTCGAGTGTGGCAAATCTTATGCAACATCATCTAATCTGAGCAGACACAAGCAGACTCATCGGAGCCTGGACAGCCAGCAAGCCAGGAAGTGTCCCACCTGCCACAAGCTGTACGTATCAATGCCCGCACTGTCCATGCACATGCTGACCCACGACTTGAAGCACGGCTGCACGGTGTGCTGTAAAGCCTTCAGCCGGCCATGGCTCCTGCAAGGCCACATGAGGTCCCACACCGGTGAGAAACCGTTCGCCTGCGCCCACTGTGGGAAAGCCTTTGCGGACCGCTCCAACCTGCGCGCCCACATGCAGACGCATTCGGCATTCAAGCACTACTCGTGTAAGCGCTGCCACAAAAGCTTTTCACTCAAGTCTTACTTGAACAAACACTACGAATCAGCATGCTTCAAAGGGCACCAAGCAGAGGACGAGTGCAGCTCAGAGGACTGA